The Kocuria turfanensis genome contains the following window.
GGGCCCTCGCCCGGCTCACGGACCTGGGCTGGGGCAACCGGCTGCGCGAGCTGTTCCGCACCGACGAGCAGGGCGCCCCGGTCGACGGGCCGGTGGACCCGGCCCTCGGCCGGGCCTGCGTGCAGGTCCTGGCCGAGTGGCGCTGGGCGGACCGGCCCGCGGCGGTCGTCTCGGTCCCGTCCCGCTCCCGGCCCCGGCTCGTGCGCTCGCTGGCGGAGGGCATGGCCGGGGTCGGCCACCTGCCCTACCTCGGGGAGCTCGACGTCCCCGAGGGGTTCCCCACCGGCGGGCACGGCGGCAACAGCGCCTACCGGCTGGCGGCCGTGTGGGAGAAGTTCCAGGTGGGTCCGGGACTCGCCGAGGAGCTGGACCGGCTCGGCGGGCGTCCCGTGCTGCTGGTCGACGACCTCGTGGACAGCCGCTGGACGCTGGCCGTGGCCGCCCGCGCCCTGCGCCGGGCCGGCTCCGGGCCGGTGCTGCCCTTCGTGCTGGCCTCCCAGGGCTGAGCCGCGGCACGGACCGGGCCGGGGGAGCGGCCGGGCCCGGTCTTGTACGCTGTCCTGCGTGTCCTCCGCTCCCGCGCCGCTCGTCGACGTCATCATTCCCGTGCACACCGCCGCACGACCCGTCGACCGCGCCGTCGCGGCGGTGCTGGCCGGGGGGCTCCCGGTCGGCGACCACGGCGGGGTGCGCCTCACGGTGGTCTGCCACAACGTCGGCGCCGCGCTGATCCGCGACCGGCTCGCCGCGGAGCACCGGCCGCTCGTCGACCTGGTGGAGTGCTTCGACGGCACCCGCAACCCGGCCGCCCCCCGCAACCTGGGTCTGGAGCGCTCCTCCGCCCGGTACGTCTCCTTCGTGGACAGCGACGACACCATCGCGCCCGGGGCGCTGGCGGCCTGGACGGAGATCGCGGAACGCCACGGCTCGGCGGCAGTGCTCCCGCGCCTGGTCCACGGCGGCGGCGGCGTGCTCCGCACCCCCGTGCCCCGCCCGCTCCGCCGCGCGGACCTCGACCCGGTCAGGGACCGGCTGGCCTACCGCACCACCAGCCTGGGGCTGCTCCGCCGGGAGGTGCTGGCCGAGCGCGGGCTGCGCTTCCAGGGCCAGTACGCCACCGGCGAGGACCTGGGACTCACCGCCCGCGCCTGGTTCGGCGGCGGACGCCTCGACCTCGCCCCCCGGTGGGCGCACTACGTGGTGCACGACGACGCCGACGGGCGGATCACCCGCGGGCCACGCCCGCTCGCCGAGGACCTCGAGGCCTTCACCGACCTGCTCGCCGGCACCTGGTACGCCGGGCTGGGCGCGGAGCAGCGCACGGCGATCGCCGTCAAGGTGCTGCGGGTCCAGCTGCTCGGCGCGGTGCACGCCCGGGCGTCGGCGGGGGCCTGGACCGGTGAGGACGCCCGGACGTGCCGGGCGGTCCTCCGGCTGGTGGGGGCGGTGGGCGGGCCGGCCCTCGAGATGCTCTCCCGGGCCGACCGGGACCTGCTCGACCTCGCCGCCCGCGGCGGGGCCACCGCCGGCGAGGTGCTCCGGGCCTCCACCCGGCGCCGCCGCTTCGGACGGCCCGCCACGCTGCTCACCCGGGACCCGCGCCGGGTCCTGCACCGCGAGGCGCCCCTGCGCTTCATGGCCGCGTCCCTGCTGGTCTGACCGACCGGTGTGACCGACCGGTGTGACAATGGTGGCCTGTCCATCGTCTGACCCCCCTCCCGACGAGGAAACCTCATGAGCCGTCTCCTGCCCGCCGAGCTGTCCGCGGGGACCGACCGCGCCCCCGCGCCCCCCGCCCCGGCCGCCCACCGCTTCCGCCCCGAGGTCCAGGGGCTGCGCACCGTGGCCGTCCTCCTGGTCGCCGTGTACCACGTGTGGATCGGCGGGGTCTCGGGCGGGGTGGACGTGTTCCTGTTCATCTCCGCGTTCCTGATGACCCTCTCCTTCGTGCGGCGCCTCGAGAACGGGACGGGGCCGCAGCTGGGCCGCTACTGGGCCAGGACCTTCTCCCGGCTGCTGCCCCCCGTCGTCGTGACGGTGCTGGGCACCCTCGTGGCGGTGCGGCTGCTGTTCCCCTCCGACCGCTGGTACGCCGCCATCGAGGAGGCGGCGGCCACGGTGCTGTACGCCCAGAACTGGGTGCTCGCGTTCAACGCGGTGGACTACTACGCCGCGGACACCTCGCAGGCCAGCCCGTTCCAGCACTTCTGGTCCCTCTCCGTGCAGGGGCAGGTGTTCCTGCTCTGGCCGCTGCTGCTCGCCCTGTGCGGACTGCTCGCCCGGCGCACCCGGCAGCCCGTGGGCCGCGTGGCCGCCGTCGTGTTCGGGGCCGTGTTCCTGGCCTCCTTCGTCTTCTCGGTGGTCTCCACGAACCACGAGCAGGCCTTCGCCTACTTCGACACCCGGGCCCGGCTGTGGGAGTTCGCGCTCGGCTCGCTGCTGGCCCTGGCCGTGCTGCGCGGCGTCAGTCTCCCGGGCGCGCTGCGCCTCGTCCTGGGCTGGACCGGGCTCGTGGCCATCGCGGTGTGCGGGCTGGTCCTGGACGTCCAGGGCTCCTTCCCCGGGTGGGCGGCGCTGTGGCCGCTGACCGGGGCGGCCCTGGTGATCCTCGCCGGCCACACCGGCGACCCGCGCGGGGCCGACGCCCTGCTCACCCGCCGCCCCCTCCTGGTGCTCGGCGAGGCCTCCTACGCGGTCTACCTCGTGCACTGGCCGGTGCTCGTGACCTATCTGGTGGTCACGGACCGGGAAAAGGCCACGCTGCTGCACGGGCTGGTCATCCTGCTGGCCAGCATCGTCCTGGGCGTCCTGGTGCACCGGCTGGTCGAGCGGCCGCTGCGGCCCGGGACCGGGGCGCGGGCCGTTCTGCGCCAGCTCGGGCTGATCGTGCTGTGCGTGGCCCTCGTGCTGGTCCCCGCCGCGGGCGCCCGGGTCGTCCTGGACCGGCACGCGCAGGAGGCCGCGGCGCGGGCCGCCGTCGAGAACCCGGGAGCCGCCGTCCTGGCCGGGGACCTCGCGTGGCAGCAGGACCCGGCGGTGCCCACGATCCCGAACCCCCTGGTGCGGGAGGGCCAGTGGGCGACGCTGCCGGAGAAGTGCGACGACGCGACGCAGGACTGGTTCGGCGACCACGTGGTGGCGTGCACGGCCCTGCCCGTGGACCCGGACGCCGAGGTCGACGCCATGGTGGTCGGCAACTCCCACGCCGAGCAGTGGCTGCCGGCGTTCCAGCGCGTCGCCGAGGACCGCGGCTGGAACCTGCTCTCCGCCGTCAAGGGCGCCTGCCGGTACCAGCCGGTCGAGACCACCGACGAGACCGAGTGCCAGGAGCTCATCCGGCTCACGGACCAGTACATCGAGGAGCAGGACATCGACGTGGTGTTCACGACCTCCACCGTCACCTCCACCGACGGGCCCGGCGAAGAGATCGCTCCCGGGTTCGCGCAGCTCCTCGACGACCTGGACGAGCGGGGCGTCACCGTGGTCGGGATCCGCGACAACCCGCGCTTCTCCTTCAACATGGTCACCTGCATCGACCAGGACGGCCCCGACGCCGCGCGCTGCAACCCGCCGCGGGAGCAGAAACTGGCCCCGCAGAACCCGGCGGACGCGCTCGAGGCGGCGCACGGGAACTTCGTCAACGTGGACATGAGCGACTGGATCTGCCCGGACGGGACGTGCCCGTCGCGGATCGGCAACCGCTGGGTCTACATGGACGACAACCACATGCCCCACGACTACGTGGTCACCATGGTCCCGGCCTTCGCGGAGCAGTTCGACCGGCTGGCGGAGGGCCGGGCGCAGTCCCTGCCCGGCGGGTGACCGGCGGAGCGCGGCTCAGCGCCGGAAGCGGCCCCCGACGGCCCGGACCATGGGCCGCAGGTCCCGCGCGCTGAGCCCGGCCCAGACCGCGAGGAACACGGCGGTCACCGCCAGGGCCGGCAGCAACCGGAACTGCGGGCCGAGCACCTGCAGGCCGGCCAGGACCAGCCCGTAGCCGACGACGATGCGCAGCACGATCCCGCCCCACCGCATCCGGTCCAGCCGCCAGACCACCAGCAGCGGCAGGACCGCGCTGATCAGCGAGCCCACGAGATAGCCCACGGCCGAGGCCACGATCCCCAGCTCCGGGCCCAGCAGCAGCATGGTGCACACCCCCACGGCCAGGCCCAGGCCGTTGGCGGCGGCCAGGACCTTGATCCCCCAGGGCTCGGTGCCGTTGAGCCGGGCGTTCGCGGCGTTGAAGCTGGTCGCCGAGACCGCCAGGAACAGCAGGACCAGCAGCGGCTCGGCGTCCACGAAGTCGGGGTCCCCGAAGTAGACCAGCCGCAGGACGGGCTCCGCCCACAGGGCGCCCACGCCGAAGACCGGCAGGAAGACCGTGACCATCGTGCGCAGGATCGTGTCCACCTGGCGGGTCAGGCCCCCGGTGTCGCCGGCGGCGTACATGCGGGCCACGCTCGGGGACAGGGCGGTGAGCATGGCCCCGGAGAGCATGCTGGCGGGGGTCGCGAGGGACACCGCGGCGGCGTAGAGGCCGACCTCGGCCTTGGTGGCGAAGCCGTCGCCGATCACCAGGGACAGCTGCATCAGACCGGTCGCGGCCACCAGGTGGGCCGATCCCCAGGCGGTGAACACCAGGATCTCCCGGCGCTGGGCGGGGTCGAGCCGCGCCCGGCTGCGGCGCGGCCACGCGGGCAGGGCGTAGACCGCGTAGCCGGTGATCAGGGGCAGCAGCAGCACCCAGTGCCAGCCCGCGAGCAGGACCAGCAGCAGCAGGGTGAGGGTGAGGAACGAGCTGATGGTGTCCCACGCCGTCGTCGTCACGAACTGGTTGTTGCCCGTGCGCACGCCGCGCACGAAGTTGTACGCCGACAGGGAGAGCACGAGCAGGCCCGCCGAGACCGTGTAGGCCCCCGGGAGCTCGAGCACGAACGCGGCGTAGAGCACCGCCGAGACCGACAGCAGCGCCATGCCCGCGGAGGCGCTGGTCGCGGTGAAGGACGCCGTGGCCGCCTGCGCGTCCGGGTCCTGGCGGCCCCGGGCCATCGCGATGAACTTGGACGCCGCGGTGCCGGAGGCCTGGGGCCACAGCAGGACGAGGAACAGGGCCAGCGAGATCGTCAGGTTGACGTCGGCGAGCGCCTCCTGGCCCAGCAGATTGCCCACCAGCACGCTGTAGCCGAAGCGGGACAGGCCCTGGACGAACACGGCCACCACGGTCAGCGCGAACGCCGACCCCAGGGGGTTGTCGGTGTTCGCGTGGTTGGGGGGCGGGAAGAGGATCGAGCGCAGCCGGGACATCAGGCGGCCGACCCGGGGGCTGGGCTGGTCATCGGGCCCGAGTCTACTCGGGCCCCGGCACGGTGCCCGGACCGCCCCGGGCGCGGCCCCGCCGATAGGGTGGCAGCATGACCGTCGCCCCCACCCCGTCCAGCGCCGGGCCCTGCGCCGAGTCCCGCAGCGTTCCCGGCGCCCCCTGCCGCACCGTCCCCGACGGCGCCACCGCCGGCACCACCGCCGGCAGCACCGGAAGCGCCACCGCCCGCACCGTCGCGGACGAGGGCTGAGCGCCGTGCGCGTGCTGGTCGTCAGCACCTGGTACCCGTCCGCGGAGCGGCCCGGGGAGACCCCGTTCGTGCCCCGGCACGTCCGGGCGATCGCCCGGCACCACGACGTCCGGGTCCTGCACGTGCGGCTGCTGCGCACCGGGCCGGCCGCCCAGGAGGAGTGGGACGGCGTCCCCGTGCTCCGGCTCCCGTTCCACCCGCTGAGCCCGGCCACGGTGCTGCGGGCCTGGGCCGAGGTCGGCCGGCACCTCGCGGCCGCGGACGTCCTGCACACCATGCCGTTCTCGGCCGCGCTGGTCTGCCTGCCCGTCGCCCGCCGCCGCCCGTGGGTGCACACGGAGCACTGGAACGGCGTGCTCACCCCTGAGCAGAACGGGCCGCTGTGGCGGCGCCTGGCCTGGAGCCGCCGGATCCTGCGCCTGCCGGACCGGGTCACGGGCGTGAGCACCATGATGTGCGAGGTGCTGCGCCGCTTCGCGGACCCCGAGCGGGTCGAGCGGATCGGCAACGTGGTCGACCACGCCGAGCACGTCACCGCCCCGCCGCGCGGGCGCAGGCTCGAGCTGCTGGCCGTCGGCGCGCTGCGCGCGATCAAGGACCCGCTGCTGGCGGTCGAGGCGGTGGCCTGGCTGCGGGACGCCGGTCACGACGTGCGCCTCACCTGGTGCGGGGCCGGGGAGCTCGAGCAGGACGTCCGGGACCGGGCGCGGGAGCTCGGGCTCGAGGGCCGCGTCCTGCTCGCCGGCACCGTGGGCGCCGAGGAGGTCCAGCGGCGCCTGGCCGCCTCGGACGTGTTCCTGCTGCCCAGCCGCTCCGAGACCTTCTGCGTCGCCGCCGCCGAGGCCCTCGCCGCGGGCCGGCCCGTGGTCATGGGCGCCGTGGGCGGGCAGCGGGACTTCGTGCATCCCCGCAACGGGCGGCTCGTGGCCGAGCGCACCCCGGAGGCCTTCGGGCAGGCCGTGCTGGACGTCGTCGGCGCGCACGCCCTGCTCCCGCCCGAGGAGATGGCCCACGAGATCCGCTCCGTCTACGGGAGCGAGCGGATCGCCGCCGACCTCGACCGGCTCTACCGGTCGGTGGTCCCGCGGCCGGGGGCGGGGCGTCGGCTTTGACCCCGTGGCCGGTCCTCGCTTAAGCTGGCCTGTGTTGTCCACCCGGCGTGGTGGACGGCGGATGGAGACGTGCCAGAGCGGCCGAATGGACTTCA
Protein-coding sequences here:
- a CDS encoding acyltransferase family protein encodes the protein MSRLLPAELSAGTDRAPAPPAPAAHRFRPEVQGLRTVAVLLVAVYHVWIGGVSGGVDVFLFISAFLMTLSFVRRLENGTGPQLGRYWARTFSRLLPPVVVTVLGTLVAVRLLFPSDRWYAAIEEAAATVLYAQNWVLAFNAVDYYAADTSQASPFQHFWSLSVQGQVFLLWPLLLALCGLLARRTRQPVGRVAAVVFGAVFLASFVFSVVSTNHEQAFAYFDTRARLWEFALGSLLALAVLRGVSLPGALRLVLGWTGLVAIAVCGLVLDVQGSFPGWAALWPLTGAALVILAGHTGDPRGADALLTRRPLLVLGEASYAVYLVHWPVLVTYLVVTDREKATLLHGLVILLASIVLGVLVHRLVERPLRPGTGARAVLRQLGLIVLCVALVLVPAAGARVVLDRHAQEAAARAAVENPGAAVLAGDLAWQQDPAVPTIPNPLVREGQWATLPEKCDDATQDWFGDHVVACTALPVDPDAEVDAMVVGNSHAEQWLPAFQRVAEDRGWNLLSAVKGACRYQPVETTDETECQELIRLTDQYIEEQDIDVVFTTSTVTSTDGPGEEIAPGFAQLLDDLDERGVTVVGIRDNPRFSFNMVTCIDQDGPDAARCNPPREQKLAPQNPADALEAAHGNFVNVDMSDWICPDGTCPSRIGNRWVYMDDNHMPHDYVVTMVPAFAEQFDRLAEGRAQSLPGG
- a CDS encoding glycosyltransferase, which encodes MRVLVVSTWYPSAERPGETPFVPRHVRAIARHHDVRVLHVRLLRTGPAAQEEWDGVPVLRLPFHPLSPATVLRAWAEVGRHLAAADVLHTMPFSAALVCLPVARRRPWVHTEHWNGVLTPEQNGPLWRRLAWSRRILRLPDRVTGVSTMMCEVLRRFADPERVERIGNVVDHAEHVTAPPRGRRLELLAVGALRAIKDPLLAVEAVAWLRDAGHDVRLTWCGAGELEQDVRDRARELGLEGRVLLAGTVGAEEVQRRLAASDVFLLPSRSETFCVAAAEALAAGRPVVMGAVGGQRDFVHPRNGRLVAERTPEAFGQAVLDVVGAHALLPPEEMAHEIRSVYGSERIAADLDRLYRSVVPRPGAGRRL
- a CDS encoding lipopolysaccharide biosynthesis protein, which produces MSRLRSILFPPPNHANTDNPLGSAFALTVVAVFVQGLSRFGYSVLVGNLLGQEALADVNLTISLALFLVLLWPQASGTAASKFIAMARGRQDPDAQAATASFTATSASAGMALLSVSAVLYAAFVLELPGAYTVSAGLLVLSLSAYNFVRGVRTGNNQFVTTTAWDTISSFLTLTLLLLVLLAGWHWVLLLPLITGYAVYALPAWPRRSRARLDPAQRREILVFTAWGSAHLVAATGLMQLSLVIGDGFATKAEVGLYAAAVSLATPASMLSGAMLTALSPSVARMYAAGDTGGLTRQVDTILRTMVTVFLPVFGVGALWAEPVLRLVYFGDPDFVDAEPLLVLLFLAVSATSFNAANARLNGTEPWGIKVLAAANGLGLAVGVCTMLLLGPELGIVASAVGYLVGSLISAVLPLLVVWRLDRMRWGGIVLRIVVGYGLVLAGLQVLGPQFRLLPALAVTAVFLAVWAGLSARDLRPMVRAVGGRFRR
- a CDS encoding glycosyltransferase encodes the protein MSSAPAPLVDVIIPVHTAARPVDRAVAAVLAGGLPVGDHGGVRLTVVCHNVGAALIRDRLAAEHRPLVDLVECFDGTRNPAAPRNLGLERSSARYVSFVDSDDTIAPGALAAWTEIAERHGSAAVLPRLVHGGGGVLRTPVPRPLRRADLDPVRDRLAYRTTSLGLLRREVLAERGLRFQGQYATGEDLGLTARAWFGGGRLDLAPRWAHYVVHDDADGRITRGPRPLAEDLEAFTDLLAGTWYAGLGAEQRTAIAVKVLRVQLLGAVHARASAGAWTGEDARTCRAVLRLVGAVGGPALEMLSRADRDLLDLAARGGATAGEVLRASTRRRRFGRPATLLTRDPRRVLHREAPLRFMAASLLV